A part of Paenibacillus sp. IHBB 10380 genomic DNA contains:
- a CDS encoding IS3 family transposase: MSMSRRGNCIDNAAMDSFFSHLKTEALYPYDITYSISEAQQRIEEFIRFYNNERIQIKLKNRHQLNTTTIYGSNS; this comes from the coding sequence ATCAGCATGTCGCGTCGGGGCAATTGTATAGACAACGCCGCAATGGATAGTTTTTTCTCTCATCTGAAAACGGAAGCACTCTACCCATATGATATTACTTATTCAATTAGCGAGGCTCAACAACGAATTGAAGAGTTCATTCGATTTTATAATAATGAACGAATCCAAATTAAATTAAAAAACAGACACCAGTTGAATACGACTACAATTTACGGCTCTAATTCATAA
- a CDS encoding response regulator, translating into MVRILLVDDHPSVGEGTKNMIEQDADMQVTVILSGMEALEIVKTETFDVMLFDLNMPGINGLELTKRMMNTNPDSRVLIYTGYEISPHYNLLNDSGVSGFVSKTASREQLLNAIRCTLRGEAVIPITLLRQLRRNEIRINQSRDDKTIEEVSINEREQEILQEVAKGSSNKDIATKLIMSQRTVEYNLTRIFEKLNVRTRSEAIVEAKRLRLIHSGEFV; encoded by the coding sequence ATGGTACGAATCTTGTTAGTTGACGATCACCCTTCCGTAGGTGAAGGGACCAAAAATATGATTGAACAGGATGCGGATATGCAGGTGACTGTCATTCTATCAGGGATGGAAGCACTCGAGATCGTCAAGACAGAGACGTTCGATGTTATGTTGTTCGATTTGAACATGCCAGGTATTAATGGTTTGGAACTTACGAAGAGAATGATGAATACGAACCCAGACAGCCGGGTGCTTATTTATACGGGGTATGAGATCAGTCCCCATTATAATCTACTTAATGATTCGGGAGTATCCGGCTTTGTGAGTAAGACTGCATCTCGTGAGCAATTACTTAATGCGATCCGTTGTACGCTTCGGGGGGAGGCGGTCATTCCTATTACGCTTCTTCGTCAGTTACGTCGTAATGAAATTCGGATAAACCAATCGAGAGATGATAAGACGATAGAGGAAGTATCCATTAACGAGCGTGAGCAAGAGATACTACAAGAAGTGGCGAAGGGTAGCAGCAATAAGGATATTGCCACTAAGCTGATCATGAGCCAGCGGACAGTGGAGTATAACCTGACGCGGATCTTCGAGAAGTTGAATGTCCGTACTAGATCGGAAGCCATTGTCGAAGCGAAACGGCTAAGGCTAATTCATTCAGGTGAATTTGTTTAA
- the comX gene encoding competence pheromone ComX: protein MLKELVQMLVKNQGAGVTLQGGQLQLAGISEIEQRALIDVLENGRKNEPLKASIWFS from the coding sequence ATGTTAAAGGAATTGGTCCAAATGCTAGTGAAAAATCAAGGAGCAGGGGTTACTTTACAAGGTGGTCAACTTCAATTGGCAGGTATTAGCGAAATCGAACAAAGAGCATTAATAGATGTGTTGGAGAATGGGAGGAAGAATGAACCTTTGAAGGCGAGTATTTGGTTTTCCTAA
- a CDS encoding sensor histidine kinase, translated as MLNKVSVSVFGLLFIVFTSYLSYSILNHQIIGVAVTKDETGQQVVTEVSPEDWGYGRIFIGDIITQVDGHPTSSYFTVRTYSYIEGASSIQLTRVGEGGDQQFSLSVEDEISLKEVVLHFVLPICAVILFTGFSVLVYMRKKKDQAAIYLILFFLSIGLAYLSSFSSARLNPIGHLTQPLMFMLVPVFFMQFMNEYLERYEERFVSRRFLNILYVYIVISLIYSQGRLFTGYYPINQYSPFFVLFFFVVANVFIVYKLICKFVMHRNDKLRSLFKLSFIAHVIGFLPFLLFFAIPRLIGVTLVPAELTTIFLFGIPIVYLYMFVSKKLFDVDFLLNRFFYYSLIGFFPTLLITGLAALIMSQDDYSWIKWVQMFLAVYMMITLFLFGKEFADIRLRPKLNKDLYNFQGSLDRFSKRISRVMKRPDLEKVLEQEILSILPVKDIAFLELRVEKDVHASVDVIRNKVPPEVITSLRGLSQRLSIGETLSVPHGLGVVIGHKGSTYHLLWLADKENQTKFNIDELGWLNTLANYSAIVFENLYLIEGLLIDLESEIQKQKGGSPWVLRLIFNLSENERRRLAADLHDSALQDQLIWYRRLEAAMQMQGCEMAPGLRLEMDTIREGLLDVIHQIRETCNELRPPLLKEMGIIEALERLFEEAQMRSNYAIDFRVTPFVRDLGDEHILAIYRMVQELLRNASKHAKASTVLIELEQDDVIRLYYKDNGIGMELKELGDSFQHMGLSGIQERVRSLEGEISFRSKVGGGFEVFITLPLETEIDYTHKKEEVV; from the coding sequence TTGTTAAATAAAGTCAGTGTTTCCGTGTTTGGATTATTATTTATTGTATTTACAAGCTATTTATCATATTCCATTTTAAACCATCAAATCATTGGAGTTGCAGTGACAAAGGATGAGACGGGTCAGCAGGTTGTGACGGAAGTTTCACCAGAAGATTGGGGATATGGACGTATATTTATTGGGGATATTATTACTCAGGTTGATGGTCATCCGACTTCTTCTTACTTTACGGTCCGTACGTACTCTTACATAGAAGGAGCATCCTCCATTCAGTTAACCCGAGTGGGGGAGGGTGGAGATCAGCAGTTTTCTCTTTCCGTAGAAGATGAAATATCTTTAAAAGAGGTTGTTCTTCATTTTGTACTCCCGATCTGTGCAGTTATCCTGTTTACTGGATTTTCTGTACTTGTGTATATGAGGAAAAAAAAAGATCAAGCAGCGATTTATCTTATATTGTTTTTTTTATCCATTGGATTAGCTTATTTGAGTTCCTTTTCTTCTGCGCGTTTGAATCCCATAGGTCACCTGACACAACCTTTGATGTTCATGCTGGTGCCGGTCTTCTTCATGCAATTTATGAATGAGTATTTAGAGCGGTATGAGGAACGTTTTGTATCCAGGCGATTTCTTAACATTCTCTATGTCTACATAGTTATTAGTTTGATTTACAGTCAAGGAAGGTTATTTACAGGTTATTATCCCATCAATCAGTATTCTCCTTTTTTTGTTCTTTTCTTTTTCGTAGTTGCGAATGTTTTTATTGTATATAAATTGATCTGTAAATTTGTAATGCATCGGAATGATAAGCTCCGGTCATTATTCAAGCTTTCTTTCATCGCTCATGTGATTGGCTTTTTGCCTTTTTTGCTCTTTTTTGCGATTCCGAGATTGATCGGAGTCACATTGGTTCCTGCAGAATTAACAACGATTTTTTTATTTGGGATTCCGATCGTGTATTTGTATATGTTTGTAAGTAAGAAGTTGTTTGATGTTGATTTCTTGTTGAACCGCTTCTTTTACTATTCACTGATTGGATTCTTTCCGACATTGCTTATTACCGGTCTTGCTGCACTCATTATGAGTCAGGATGACTACTCTTGGATAAAATGGGTACAGATGTTCCTTGCCGTCTATATGATGATTACACTCTTTCTATTTGGTAAGGAATTTGCGGATATCCGTCTACGGCCGAAACTTAATAAAGATTTGTACAATTTTCAAGGAAGCTTGGATCGTTTCTCCAAACGTATATCGCGTGTCATGAAACGCCCTGATCTAGAGAAAGTGCTGGAGCAGGAGATTCTGTCTATTCTACCGGTAAAAGATATTGCTTTCCTAGAGTTAAGGGTGGAGAAAGACGTTCATGCTAGTGTCGATGTCATTCGAAACAAGGTACCTCCAGAGGTGATAACTAGCTTACGAGGATTATCACAACGATTGAGCATTGGAGAGACCCTATCGGTTCCACACGGATTAGGTGTGGTGATTGGCCATAAAGGATCAACATATCATTTACTATGGCTTGCTGACAAGGAGAATCAGACGAAGTTTAACATTGATGAGCTTGGTTGGCTTAATACATTAGCTAATTATAGCGCTATCGTCTTTGAGAATTTGTACTTAATTGAAGGTTTGCTCATAGATTTGGAATCGGAAATCCAGAAGCAAAAGGGAGGTTCGCCTTGGGTTCTCCGGCTTATCTTCAATCTGTCGGAGAACGAACGCCGCAGGTTGGCGGCAGATCTTCATGACTCGGCACTGCAGGATCAATTGATCTGGTATCGGAGACTGGAAGCGGCCATGCAAATGCAAGGTTGTGAGATGGCGCCTGGTCTTAGATTGGAGATGGATACGATTCGCGAGGGACTGCTTGATGTTATCCACCAGATTCGCGAGACCTGCAACGAGCTGAGGCCTCCTCTGCTGAAGGAAATGGGGATTATCGAAGCGCTGGAACGGTTGTTTGAAGAAGCACAGATGCGATCTAATTATGCTATAGATTTTCGTGTAACACCTTTTGTGAGAGATTTAGGTGACGAACACATTCTCGCGATTTATCGTATGGTGCAGGAGCTACTTCGTAACGCAAGTAAGCATGCAAAGGCATCAACGGTTCTAATTGAACTAGAGCAGGATGATGTTATTAGGCTGTACTATAAAGACAATGGTATCGGAATGGAGCTCAAAGAGCTTGGAGATTCATTCCAGCATATGGGGCTATCAGGTATTCAGGAGAGAGTACGTAGCTTGGAAGGAGAGATCTCCTTCCGATCCAAAGTTGGAGGAGGCTTCGAAGTATTCATCACGCTGCCACTTGAGACTGAAATTGATTATACACATAAGAAAGAGGAGGTGGTCTAA
- a CDS encoding DEAD/DEAH box helicase — MSTQHFKDYTLSEDIVRALDSLGYKHPTEVQREVIPMALDKRDLVVKSQTGSGKTASFGIPICDMVDWKENKPQALILTPTRELAAQVKEDITNIGRFKRIKATALYGKQPYAPQTAELKQKSHVVVGTPGRVLDHIERGTLALECLEYLVIDEADEMLSMGFIQQVESIIQKLPRKRVTMVFSATLPKDIEKLCYKYMTNPTQIEIKATGITTATIEHSLFEVREGDKFSLLKDITIVENPDSCIIFCRTQEHVNQVCEQLTNADYTCSKIHGGMLQEDRFEVMNDFKRGQFRYLVATDVAARGIDIDNITHVINYDLPLEKESYVHRTGRTGRAGKTGKAITFITPFEDKFLNEIEGYIGFNIPKGSVPSREEVTSKKAAFEGKIGIEPTLKQDKNEQLNKEIMKLYFNGGKKKKIRAVDFVGTIAKIEGVTADDIGIITIQDNVSYVEILNGKGPHVIDVMKNTTIKGKLLKVHKANK; from the coding sequence ATGAGTACTCAACATTTCAAAGACTATACATTAAGTGAAGACATCGTAAGAGCGCTTGATAGTTTGGGGTATAAGCATCCAACTGAGGTTCAACGTGAAGTCATACCGATGGCGCTGGACAAGAGAGATCTTGTCGTGAAATCGCAAACAGGAAGTGGAAAGACGGCATCCTTCGGTATTCCGATCTGTGACATGGTTGATTGGAAAGAAAATAAGCCACAGGCGTTAATTCTAACCCCGACTCGTGAGCTTGCCGCACAAGTGAAAGAAGATATTACGAACATTGGGCGATTCAAACGAATCAAAGCGACAGCACTATATGGCAAGCAGCCCTATGCTCCGCAAACCGCAGAATTGAAGCAAAAAAGCCACGTCGTGGTAGGTACACCTGGACGAGTTCTAGATCATATTGAGAGAGGGACGCTTGCATTAGAGTGCCTTGAATATCTTGTGATCGATGAAGCAGATGAGATGTTAAGTATGGGATTTATTCAGCAAGTGGAGTCTATTATTCAGAAGCTACCTAGAAAACGGGTTACGATGGTATTCTCAGCTACGTTGCCTAAGGATATAGAGAAGCTCTGTTATAAATATATGACTAATCCCACTCAAATTGAGATCAAAGCTACGGGAATTACGACAGCGACCATCGAGCATTCGTTATTTGAAGTAAGAGAAGGGGACAAATTCTCTCTGCTGAAGGACATTACGATCGTTGAGAATCCAGATAGCTGTATTATTTTCTGTCGTACACAAGAACATGTAAATCAGGTGTGCGAGCAATTAACGAATGCAGACTATACCTGTTCCAAGATCCATGGGGGTATGCTGCAAGAAGATCGATTTGAAGTGATGAATGATTTCAAAAGAGGGCAATTCCGTTACTTAGTGGCCACAGATGTTGCTGCAAGAGGGATTGATATCGATAATATCACGCATGTGATTAATTATGATTTACCGCTTGAGAAAGAGAGCTATGTGCATCGTACGGGAAGAACAGGACGCGCAGGTAAGACGGGGAAAGCGATCACGTTCATAACCCCTTTTGAAGATAAATTCCTGAATGAAATTGAAGGATACATTGGCTTTAACATTCCTAAAGGAAGTGTTCCTTCTAGAGAAGAAGTGACAAGTAAGAAGGCCGCTTTTGAAGGGAAAATTGGGATTGAACCTACGCTTAAACAGGATAAGAATGAACAATTAAACAAAGAAATTATGAAGCTCTACTTTAATGGTGGTAAGAAAAAGAAAATTAGAGCTGTAGATTTCGTGGGAACCATTGCGAAAATTGAGGGCGTAACTGCTGATGACATTGGTATTATTACGATTCAAGATAACGTATCCTATGTGGAGATATTGAATGGTAAAGGTCCTCACGTCATTGATGTTATGAAGAATACGACGATCAAGGGTAAGCTATTGAAAGTTCATAAAGCTAATAAATAA
- a CDS encoding NAD-dependent malic enzyme codes for MSVHSKAGSPSAYLIFRIELEKERISFSEVARICEEGGGDIVGIDVISSSQSHTIRDVTVNAADMDYVPRVKEALHQLNGVRVIHVSDRTFLVHLGGKIEIQSKIPIKNRDDLSRVYTPGVASVCMAIAESPDKAYSLTIKRNTIAVISDGTAVLGLGDIGPSAAMPVMEGKAMLFKQFAGVDAFPICLDTKDTEEIIQIIKAIAPTFGGINLEDIASPRCFEIEARLREELDIPVFHDDQHGTAVVILAGLLNALKLTGKSMEHIKVVVNGIGAAGIACTKMLLAAGVTHIIGVDREGAIHRQMVYSSPQWQEYAQLTNPEQVTGSLSQVIHGADVFIGVSAPNILTVEDLKHMAPDPIVFAMANPVPEIDPDLAQPYVRVMATGRSDQPNQINNVLCFPGIFRGALDCRATEINEAMKLAAARAIASVVTDEELTETYVIPSVFNTKIVEKVRDAVVQAAHETGVARKKIRD; via the coding sequence ATGTCGGTACACAGCAAAGCGGGATCACCAAGCGCATATTTGATATTTCGTATTGAACTGGAGAAAGAACGGATCTCATTTAGTGAGGTCGCACGAATATGTGAAGAGGGCGGCGGGGATATCGTAGGTATTGATGTCATCTCATCCAGTCAATCACATACGATTCGTGATGTAACTGTTAATGCGGCTGATATGGATTATGTACCGCGGGTGAAGGAGGCGCTGCATCAATTGAATGGCGTCCGTGTCATTCATGTATCAGACCGAACATTTCTTGTCCATCTCGGGGGGAAAATTGAGATTCAATCTAAAATTCCGATTAAGAATCGCGATGATTTATCTAGAGTGTATACGCCAGGCGTAGCAAGTGTCTGTATGGCAATTGCAGAGTCACCAGATAAAGCTTATTCCCTCACGATCAAGCGGAACACCATTGCGGTCATCTCGGATGGTACCGCTGTACTTGGACTTGGAGATATCGGCCCAAGCGCGGCGATGCCTGTAATGGAGGGAAAAGCGATGTTGTTCAAACAGTTTGCTGGTGTTGATGCTTTCCCCATCTGTCTGGATACGAAAGATACCGAAGAGATCATTCAAATTATTAAAGCCATTGCTCCAACTTTCGGTGGTATTAACTTGGAGGATATCGCTTCTCCCCGATGTTTCGAGATTGAAGCGCGTTTAAGAGAAGAGTTGGATATTCCGGTATTCCATGATGATCAACATGGAACAGCCGTTGTTATTCTGGCAGGTTTATTGAACGCTTTGAAGTTGACGGGCAAATCAATGGAACATATTAAAGTGGTAGTTAACGGCATTGGCGCAGCAGGTATTGCTTGTACGAAGATGTTGCTTGCTGCTGGAGTGACCCATATTATCGGTGTCGATCGGGAAGGTGCTATTCATAGACAGATGGTCTATAGCTCTCCTCAGTGGCAAGAGTATGCACAGCTGACCAATCCCGAGCAGGTAACAGGAAGTTTAAGTCAGGTTATTCACGGTGCGGATGTGTTCATTGGTGTTTCTGCTCCGAATATCTTAACGGTAGAAGATCTTAAGCATATGGCCCCTGATCCGATCGTGTTCGCAATGGCGAATCCTGTACCGGAGATTGATCCCGATCTAGCACAGCCTTACGTGAGGGTAATGGCTACAGGGCGATCAGATCAGCCGAATCAGATTAATAATGTGCTCTGTTTCCCGGGAATATTCCGCGGTGCATTAGACTGCCGAGCAACGGAAATCAACGAAGCAATGAAGCTAGCGGCTGCAAGAGCTATAGCCTCTGTTGTAACGGATGAGGAGTTAACAGAAACGTACGTGATTCCAAGTGTATTTAACACAAAAATTGTGGAGAAGGTACGTGATGCTGTCGTTCAGGCAGCCCATGAAACAGGCGTAGCGAGGAAGAAAATACGGGATTAG
- a CDS encoding DUF2339 domain-containing protein, giving the protein MMKEFKDRLLFVQDHQRKLMKEYQDIINEYESNDLIHENQVLREQYEEMKLSLTKLQDKTRHMEEENVQLRSSLTEQIYNEKLNIIHVSREKLEIYFAARANSYANRLETFEDETKLKFRKLFDQASSQLKEEKEATTARLTQMSTELNDTIMKHRVRLKEDGLRLRQYASMGLDQLGSEEISEEVMQKRIKQNQFEMKIGLNWISKLGMLLLILAVGVAFKYTYSDIFNGYMKGSTFFLLGALMLVSGEWLFRKQRQTFALVLLGGGISVLYGSIFYSYFLLHIIDIVVGLSLSVLVSITAVLLSLRFHSRTICSLGLVGGYLPLFSYMGAFGLEGNAVYAAMVYLFLLNGFILLVSFRQRWVIVNYISFMFNVPSMIALVAIAQSEAVGMLYVVITFMMYLGITLVYPFKVQTKLSWWDFTLLALNTTISCGTLYVLFAVADLEDFNGLLALVFCLVYIGLGRFVEKFMQQEKQTTLLFYATSLTFAVLMIPFQFGVQWLSMGWLVEGILLTIYGNLNRFKPLEKAGWGILALCLGTFLWVDILANHLVDYQDVYFALKYTFVAIGMLMVTLFYAHQEKRHVAYLYNRPIEARMITYFKYVTLVNTWFYLLYEAAHLYHEFVPYDVVHYNFYQGLMSALLTIALAYTLMKITVLYDRIVKYYSLFLYGVGYIICLGVTMALPALSYDHSDNGAAEYIALGVLIGFNVLVFFGIRDFLIAFIRQQYKSIEFYPVILGIYLLGILTTFLMVQLQLTDVGLIFSMLYLLLAIVYITFGFRYKYVYIRRLGLGLTLFSTGKLLLYDLSMLTTGSKIVAYFCFGLVLLGISYAYQKVSSRMGEPQHAQEQLDSKS; this is encoded by the coding sequence ATGATGAAGGAATTCAAGGATCGCTTATTGTTCGTTCAAGATCATCAGCGTAAATTAATGAAAGAGTATCAAGACATTATCAATGAATATGAGTCCAATGATTTAATTCATGAGAATCAAGTGCTACGAGAGCAATACGAGGAAATGAAACTTAGCTTAACGAAGCTTCAGGATAAGACTAGACATATGGAAGAAGAGAATGTGCAGTTGCGTTCTTCTCTAACAGAGCAAATCTATAATGAGAAGCTCAACATTATTCATGTATCACGTGAGAAGTTGGAGATATACTTTGCTGCGCGAGCAAATAGTTATGCCAACCGACTGGAAACCTTTGAAGATGAAACCAAGCTTAAATTTAGGAAGCTGTTTGATCAGGCATCGAGTCAGCTCAAAGAGGAGAAGGAAGCAACCACAGCAAGGCTAACGCAAATGTCTACTGAACTAAATGACACCATTATGAAGCATCGTGTGCGATTGAAAGAAGATGGCTTACGGCTTCGGCAGTATGCGAGTATGGGACTTGATCAACTAGGTTCTGAGGAAATTAGCGAAGAAGTCATGCAGAAGAGAATAAAGCAGAATCAATTCGAAATGAAAATTGGTCTGAACTGGATCAGTAAGTTGGGGATGCTACTACTTATTTTAGCGGTAGGAGTAGCGTTTAAATATACCTATTCGGATATTTTTAATGGATACATGAAGGGGAGTACCTTTTTTCTACTTGGGGCGTTGATGCTTGTCAGTGGAGAATGGCTGTTCCGTAAGCAGAGACAGACTTTTGCATTAGTGTTGTTAGGTGGCGGTATTTCAGTATTATATGGGTCCATCTTTTATAGCTACTTTTTACTGCATATTATAGATATTGTTGTGGGCCTATCTTTATCGGTTCTAGTATCCATTACAGCAGTCCTGTTATCGCTAAGGTTCCATTCACGAACGATTTGTTCTCTGGGTCTCGTGGGTGGATATCTACCCTTATTCTCATATATGGGGGCCTTCGGTCTTGAGGGGAATGCGGTGTATGCCGCGATGGTCTATTTATTCTTATTGAACGGTTTCATCTTACTTGTGTCATTTAGACAACGTTGGGTCATTGTCAATTATATAAGCTTCATGTTCAATGTACCTTCGATGATTGCTTTAGTGGCGATAGCACAAAGTGAAGCTGTAGGTATGCTGTACGTTGTGATTACATTTATGATGTATCTTGGTATTACTTTGGTGTATCCATTTAAGGTTCAAACGAAGCTATCTTGGTGGGATTTCACTTTACTCGCTTTGAATACAACGATCAGCTGTGGCACGTTATATGTATTGTTTGCTGTGGCCGATTTGGAAGATTTCAATGGCTTATTAGCCCTTGTATTTTGCCTTGTGTATATTGGTTTGGGGCGATTCGTTGAGAAGTTTATGCAGCAAGAGAAGCAAACGACACTGCTCTTCTATGCAACTTCACTCACGTTCGCGGTTCTAATGATCCCATTTCAGTTCGGTGTTCAGTGGTTGTCGATGGGATGGCTTGTTGAAGGTATTCTCTTGACGATATACGGGAACTTAAATCGGTTCAAGCCGTTGGAGAAGGCGGGCTGGGGCATTCTAGCGTTGTGTCTTGGAACGTTCCTCTGGGTAGATATACTGGCAAATCACTTAGTGGATTATCAAGATGTATACTTCGCTCTGAAGTATACGTTTGTTGCGATAGGTATGCTGATGGTTACATTATTCTATGCTCATCAAGAGAAGAGACATGTAGCATATTTGTATAATCGACCTATTGAGGCACGGATGATAACTTATTTTAAATACGTAACACTGGTGAATACATGGTTCTATCTCTTATACGAGGCCGCGCATTTGTATCACGAGTTCGTACCTTACGACGTTGTGCATTATAACTTTTATCAAGGGTTAATGAGTGCCTTGCTGACGATAGCACTTGCCTACACACTTATGAAGATTACAGTGCTGTATGATCGAATCGTGAAGTACTACAGCTTATTTCTATATGGAGTTGGGTACATCATTTGCTTGGGTGTCACCATGGCTCTTCCGGCATTGAGTTATGATCACTCGGATAATGGTGCTGCAGAATATATAGCGCTAGGAGTACTGATTGGCTTTAATGTACTTGTGTTTTTCGGTATTCGAGATTTTCTCATCGCGTTTATTCGCCAGCAGTACAAGAGTATCGAGTTCTATCCTGTGATTCTAGGGATTTATCTACTGGGTATATTGACTACGTTCTTAATGGTTCAGTTGCAATTAACAGATGTCGGCTTAATATTTAGTATGTTGTACTTGTTACTGGCCATTGTGTATATCACGTTTGGGTTCCGCTATAAGTACGTATATATTAGAAGATTAGGTCTGGGGCTGACCTTATTCTCAACAGGTAAGCTGTTATTGTATGATCTGAGTATGCTTACGACGGGTAGCAAAATTGTTGCTTATTTTTGTTTTGGACTTGTACTATTGGGCATTTCCTATGCGTATCAGAAGGTATCGAGCAGAATGGGGGAGCCACAACATGCTCAGGAACAACTTGATTCGAAGAGTTAG
- a CDS encoding polyprenyl synthetase family protein: MEGFIDKIEEELRSSFRTSFIEPYLYEQAIACMLDKQQESMILSKMTVLHYRMFGGEGDQIYLAAAAVELMILGLDMIDDLQDQDNKGKVWNQLEPAIALNIAIGMLTLSQKMLLTSSFPLEWRHEATELMCQQTLTAINGQTTDILNSIENEEDYIRMVEQKSAALLVSACMIGALLATGKQDPLVRGYAEELGIAAQIKNDIHDLVNWENKNDFLNRKKTLPTLFLLQSLSEKDEWVNDYFEGHLQLEDVIDRKEEIELLIEKTGTLLYTSVRMRTHYYKYLNLIEQLRMAPYWKDQMLALAE, from the coding sequence ATGGAAGGTTTCATAGACAAAATAGAGGAGGAATTGCGATCAAGCTTTCGGACCTCCTTTATTGAGCCTTACCTGTATGAGCAGGCGATTGCATGTATGTTAGATAAGCAGCAGGAGTCTATGATTTTAAGCAAAATGACCGTCCTACATTATCGGATGTTTGGTGGGGAGGGTGATCAGATCTACCTCGCAGCAGCGGCGGTTGAGTTGATGATTCTTGGACTAGATATGATCGATGATTTGCAGGACCAAGATAATAAAGGTAAAGTATGGAACCAACTTGAACCTGCGATCGCGCTTAATATAGCTATAGGAATGTTAACACTTTCTCAGAAGATGCTGCTTACAAGCTCATTTCCTCTAGAATGGAGGCATGAGGCTACTGAGCTGATGTGTCAGCAGACGTTAACCGCCATCAATGGTCAAACGACGGATATTCTGAACAGTATTGAGAACGAAGAAGATTATATCCGAATGGTTGAACAGAAATCAGCGGCTCTCCTCGTATCGGCATGTATGATCGGTGCACTGCTTGCTACAGGTAAGCAGGACCCATTAGTCAGAGGATATGCCGAAGAGCTTGGCATTGCTGCACAAATCAAGAATGATATTCATGATCTAGTGAATTGGGAGAATAAGAATGATTTCTTGAATCGTAAGAAGACACTTCCAACACTGTTCCTATTGCAGTCTTTATCGGAGAAGGATGAATGGGTCAATGATTATTTTGAAGGACACTTACAGCTTGAAGATGTGATTGATCGTAAAGAGGAGATTGAGCTACTTATTGAGAAGACAGGGACGTTACTCTACACCTCTGTTCGGATGAGAACACACTATTATAAGTATTTGAACCTGATTGAGCAACTTCGTATGGCGCCTTACTGGAAGGACCAGATGCTTGCTCTAGCAGAGTAA
- a CDS encoding class I SAM-dependent DNA methyltransferase: MALIKHSNLEEYQDPVNYDLEFDGEMDKYQFYLELARSSPGEVLELACGTGLTTIALSKAGITMTGVDISSAMLAYARLKAEGLTVTFMEGDARTFESDKRFSMIYLTGNAFQAFLSDQDQIDLLMTVHKHLQPHGIFAFETRNPEGTDLSDQEETEWGSFIDKDGNNVKVSGTQCYDASQHIMHWVTMRDWGYKRTTSRIACRFTDQDTLHSLLTRHGFRVEHQYADWDKTPFSPSSSSIISVCRKC, encoded by the coding sequence ATGGCGTTGATTAAACATAGCAATCTTGAAGAATATCAAGATCCGGTAAATTACGATCTTGAATTTGACGGTGAAATGGACAAATATCAGTTCTATCTTGAGCTTGCTAGATCGAGTCCTGGGGAAGTGTTAGAACTTGCTTGTGGTACAGGCTTAACAACGATAGCCCTGTCGAAAGCCGGCATAACGATGACCGGTGTAGATATCTCTTCAGCGATGCTCGCATATGCGCGGTTGAAGGCGGAAGGGTTGACTGTTACTTTTATGGAAGGCGATGCCCGTACCTTCGAATCGGACAAGCGATTTTCGATGATTTATTTGACTGGTAATGCATTTCAGGCATTCTTAAGTGATCAAGATCAAATCGATTTGCTCATGACCGTTCACAAACATTTACAACCCCATGGAATCTTTGCGTTCGAGACCCGTAATCCGGAGGGAACCGATTTATCCGATCAAGAGGAGACAGAATGGGGATCATTTATTGATAAGGATGGGAATAACGTCAAGGTATCAGGCACACAATGTTACGATGCTAGCCAGCATATTATGCACTGGGTCACGATGCGTGATTGGGGGTATAAGCGAACGACTTCTCGAATTGCTTGTCGGTTCACTGATCAGGATACGCTGCATTCTTTATTAACCCGTCACGGCTTTCGCGTCGAACATCAATATGCTGACTGGGATAAAACGCCGTTCTCTCCATCATCTTCATCTATCATTAGCGTTTGTAGGAAATGTTAG